One genomic segment of Synergistales bacterium includes these proteins:
- a CDS encoding D-glycerate dehydrogenase, whose product MEKKARIFVTRRIPEAGLARLREETAMTLWDRSEEIVPRERLMEMAPQIEGLLALPSESIDREFFEAASRLRIVSNYAVGYDNIDVQAARDAGVMVANTPDVLTDATADLAFALILTACRRVAEGERLVRSGRWKSWGPELLLGKEVTGASLGIVGLGRIGMAVAERAAGFRMPLFYTGTGPKEEARRVGADWLEIGELLATCEIVSLHCPLTPETYHLIGEEELGLMRDDAVLINTGRGGLVDQEALYRALKEGRVAAAGLDVFEPEPLPADHPLLTLDNCVAAPHIGSASRKARDAMAELAAANLLAGLRGGEPPARVC is encoded by the coding sequence ATGGAGAAGAAAGCGCGGATCTTCGTCACCCGGAGGATCCCGGAAGCGGGACTGGCGAGACTGCGGGAGGAGACGGCGATGACCCTCTGGGACAGAAGCGAGGAGATCGTCCCCCGGGAGCGTCTGATGGAGATGGCGCCGCAGATCGAGGGACTCCTCGCCCTGCCCAGCGAGTCCATCGACAGGGAGTTCTTCGAGGCCGCATCCCGTCTGCGGATCGTGAGCAACTACGCCGTGGGATACGACAACATCGATGTCCAGGCGGCCCGCGACGCCGGGGTGATGGTCGCCAACACCCCCGATGTCCTGACCGACGCCACGGCGGACCTGGCCTTCGCCCTCATCCTGACCGCCTGCCGCCGGGTCGCCGAAGGGGAACGGCTGGTCCGTTCGGGGCGGTGGAAGAGCTGGGGTCCGGAGCTGCTCCTGGGCAAGGAGGTGACGGGAGCCTCCCTGGGCATCGTCGGCCTGGGACGCATCGGCATGGCCGTGGCGGAACGGGCGGCGGGCTTCCGGATGCCGCTGTTCTACACCGGCACCGGACCGAAGGAGGAGGCCCGCAGGGTCGGCGCCGACTGGCTGGAGATCGGGGAGCTGCTGGCGACCTGCGAGATCGTCTCGCTCCACTGCCCTCTCACGCCGGAGACCTACCACCTCATCGGCGAGGAGGAGCTTGGGCTGATGCGCGACGACGCGGTGCTCATCAATACAGGCCGCGGCGGCCTGGTGGACCAGGAGGCCCTCTACAGGGCCCTCAAGGAGGGCCGGGTCGCCGCAGCGGGGCTCGACGTCTTCGAGCCGGAACCGCTGCCGGCGGACCATCCTCTGCTCACCCTGGACAACTGCGTGGCCGCGCCCCATATCGGCAGCGCCAGCCGGAAGGCCCGGGACGCCATGGCCGAGCTGGCGGCGGCCAACCTGCTGGCCGGTCTGCGGGGCGGGGAGCCGCCGGCCCGTGTCTGCTGA
- a CDS encoding response regulator, with protein sequence MVEQAHPFTVLVGDDSMLARKQLRDQLEALEVERIMEAADGGEVVEIYKRDRPDLVMLDIVMSGMDGLAALERIMEYDPRARVVMASSTGTQANLKRAIDLGAMDFLQKPMEAKRLARVIDDARQDRGGSRDV encoded by the coding sequence ATGGTGGAGCAAGCGCATCCCTTTACCGTTCTGGTTGGAGACGATTCGATGCTCGCGCGGAAACAGCTGCGCGACCAGCTGGAGGCCCTTGAGGTGGAGCGGATCATGGAGGCTGCCGACGGCGGAGAGGTTGTGGAGATCTACAAGCGGGATCGCCCCGATCTCGTGATGCTGGATATCGTCATGTCCGGTATGGACGGTCTTGCGGCGCTGGAGCGGATCATGGAATACGATCCCCGTGCCAGGGTGGTGATGGCCTCCTCCACGGGAACCCAGGCCAACCTGAAGCGGGCGATCGATCTGGGAGCCATGGACTTTCTCCAGAAACCGATGGAAGCGAAACGCCTCGCCCGGGTCATCGATGACGCGCGTCAGGACAGGGGGGGATCGAGAGATGTTTAA